A stretch of Corynebacterium timonense DNA encodes these proteins:
- a CDS encoding helix-turn-helix domain-containing protein, whose amino-acid sequence MGGLVQNHRFFAAATPCADAADDVEEAQSMNIPAPHSGCSYTPVVSRGAKQRCGETATELAARLLVEAPEQDWMLRDLAALVHLSVSQLGRAFTQRFGMPPMRYLAHVRAHRLAELLVETDLPVNVAMTRVGWHSRGHAARQFNNIVGMSPSNYRRTAIGRSLTRTSRRPSAAQGSPES is encoded by the coding sequence ATGGGTGGACTTGTTCAAAACCACCGGTTCTTCGCCGCCGCCACGCCGTGCGCAGACGCAGCGGACGACGTCGAGGAGGCGCAGTCGATGAACATCCCAGCGCCGCACAGTGGCTGCTCCTATACGCCAGTAGTTAGTCGTGGCGCGAAGCAACGTTGCGGTGAAACAGCGACAGAACTGGCAGCACGACTACTCGTGGAAGCTCCAGAACAGGATTGGATGCTCCGCGACCTTGCCGCGCTGGTCCATCTGTCCGTGTCACAGCTGGGCAGGGCGTTCACACAGAGATTCGGGATGCCGCCCATGCGGTACCTCGCTCATGTTCGGGCCCACCGGCTGGCCGAGCTCTTGGTCGAGACCGACCTCCCAGTCAATGTCGCCATGACACGCGTCGGGTGGCATAGCCGTGGTCATGCCGCACGGCAGTTCAACAACATCGTCGGGATGAGTCCTTCCAATTATCGGCGCACTGCGATTGGGCGATCTCTCACGCGTACAAGCCGACGGCCATCAGCAGCACAGGGCAGCCCCGAATCATAA
- the erm gene encoding 23S ribosomal RNA methyltransferase Erm, with product MPTYRGGRHEHGQNFLTDPSAIATITRLVTVTDGPIIEIGPGDGALTTPLVKLGRPVTAVEIDTRLARRLAQRLPSHVEVVADDFLTYRLPSSPHVIVGNLPFHQTTAILRRILHAPAWTDAIVLVQWEVARRRAGVGGTTMMTAQWSPWFEFALHSRVPARAFTPRPGVDGGILTIHRREQPLLSPAQQRRFRALVHRVYTGPGRGLAQILARTTSLGSPPTAQAWLTRHGVSAAGLPKDMPVEAWVDLFKTTGSSPPPRRAQTQRTTSRRRSR from the coding sequence GTGCCTACCTATCGAGGTGGCCGTCATGAGCACGGCCAGAACTTCCTGACAGACCCATCCGCCATCGCCACAATCACACGGCTCGTGACCGTCACCGATGGCCCGATCATCGAGATCGGTCCTGGCGACGGAGCACTCACCACCCCGCTGGTCAAGCTTGGGCGACCGGTGACAGCCGTCGAAATCGACACCCGGCTCGCCCGGCGCTTGGCCCAGCGTCTTCCGTCGCATGTGGAGGTCGTCGCCGACGACTTCCTGACCTATCGGCTCCCCTCCTCTCCCCATGTGATCGTCGGCAACCTGCCATTTCACCAGACCACGGCCATTCTTCGACGCATCCTGCACGCCCCGGCATGGACTGATGCGATCGTGCTGGTGCAGTGGGAGGTTGCGAGGCGCAGAGCTGGCGTTGGCGGCACAACGATGATGACCGCGCAATGGTCACCCTGGTTCGAGTTTGCTTTGCACAGTCGCGTTCCCGCTCGTGCGTTTACCCCACGGCCGGGGGTCGACGGCGGAATCCTCACCATTCACCGTCGCGAACAGCCGCTGCTGTCCCCGGCACAGCAACGCCGGTTCCGCGCCTTGGTGCACCGCGTCTACACCGGCCCCGGCCGCGGGCTCGCCCAGATCCTCGCGCGCACCACCTCACTCGGGTCACCACCGACCGCACAAGCGTGGCTGACACGCCACGGCGTGTCGGCTGCCGGGCTGCCGAAGGACATGCCCGTCGAGGCATGGGTGGACTTGTTCAAAACCACCGGTTCTTCGCCGCCGCCACGCCGTGCGCAGACGCAGCGGACGACGTCGAGGAGGCGCAGTCGATGA
- a CDS encoding adenosylmethionine--8-amino-7-oxononanoate transaminase, whose protein sequence is MSDTPMSTNDLLDADVRHVWHPYGGFPASTRPLPVASAEGVRLTLETGQELIDGMSSWWSAIHGYRHPHLDAAAHAQIDSFSHVMFGGLTHRPAVELAQRLAAMAPGDLDKVFFADSGSVGVEVAMKMALQYQRSRGWTRRTRLATWRGGYHGDTLNPMSVCDPEGGMHAMWCGVVPAQVFAGEPPAQWDERYAAGLADLVRSRSDDLAAVIVEPVVQGAGGMRFHDPAYLRVLRQVCDETGVLLIFDEIATGFGRTGTLFAADHAGVVPDIMCVGKALTGGYVTLAATLTTAHIAEVISAGEAGGLAHGPTFMANPLACAIAGASLDLIEEGAWRTQVPRIESALRRGLAPAAELPTVAEVRVLGAIGVIALESDVDMQAATDAITGEGVWLRPFRNLIYTMPPYVSSDEDIAAICRGAVAGARAHVSS, encoded by the coding sequence ATGTCCGACACCCCGATGAGCACGAACGACCTGCTCGACGCTGACGTGCGGCACGTGTGGCACCCCTACGGGGGCTTCCCGGCTTCGACGCGCCCGCTGCCCGTCGCCTCAGCCGAGGGGGTTCGCCTCACGCTCGAGACAGGGCAGGAGCTTATCGACGGCATGAGCTCGTGGTGGTCAGCCATCCACGGCTACCGCCACCCCCACCTCGACGCTGCAGCCCACGCGCAGATCGACTCCTTCAGCCATGTCATGTTCGGCGGGCTTACCCACCGCCCCGCCGTGGAGCTGGCGCAGCGGCTCGCGGCGATGGCCCCCGGCGACCTGGACAAGGTGTTCTTTGCGGACTCGGGCTCGGTCGGCGTCGAGGTGGCGATGAAGATGGCGCTTCAGTACCAGCGCTCCCGCGGGTGGACGCGGCGGACGCGGCTGGCCACGTGGCGCGGCGGCTACCACGGCGACACGCTCAACCCGATGAGCGTGTGCGACCCGGAGGGCGGCATGCACGCGATGTGGTGCGGGGTGGTCCCGGCCCAGGTGTTCGCCGGAGAGCCGCCGGCCCAGTGGGACGAGCGGTACGCGGCCGGGCTCGCCGACCTGGTGCGCAGCCGCAGCGACGACCTGGCCGCCGTGATCGTGGAGCCGGTCGTGCAGGGCGCCGGCGGGATGCGCTTCCACGATCCCGCTTACCTGCGCGTCCTGCGCCAGGTGTGCGACGAGACCGGTGTGCTGCTCATCTTCGACGAGATCGCGACGGGCTTCGGCCGGACGGGCACGCTGTTCGCCGCCGATCACGCGGGTGTTGTGCCCGACATCATGTGCGTGGGCAAGGCCCTGACCGGCGGGTACGTCACGCTCGCGGCGACGCTGACCACCGCGCACATCGCCGAGGTCATCAGCGCGGGGGAGGCCGGCGGGCTGGCGCACGGCCCGACGTTCATGGCCAACCCGCTCGCCTGCGCGATCGCCGGCGCGTCGCTGGACCTCATCGAGGAGGGGGCATGGCGCACCCAGGTCCCGCGCATCGAAAGCGCTCTGCGCCGCGGGCTCGCGCCTGCGGCGGAGCTGCCCACCGTCGCGGAGGTGCGGGTGCTGGGCGCGATAGGGGTGATTGCGCTTGAGTCGGACGTCGATATGCAAGCCGCGACGGACGCGATCACGGGGGAGGGGGTGTGGCTGCGGCCCTTCCGCAACCTCATCTACACCATGCCGCCCTACGTCTCCTCCGACGAGGACATCGCCGCGATCTGCCGCGGTGCGGTGGCGGGGGCGCGGGCTCACGTATCGTCCTAA
- a CDS encoding aminotransferase class I/II-fold pyridoxal phosphate-dependent enzyme yields MENMENTVYARAASLDWLDAAAEARERAGLTRTLRPRGARGSLLDLASNDYLGLAGHPEVRAGARAAVEAWGAGATGSRLVTGTTEEHELLETELAGFLGHESAVVFSSGYLANLGAVGALGGRGTLIVSDGGAHASLIDACRLSRSRIVVTPRGDVAAVEAALAQRSEKRALVLTDSVYSADGALAPVAQLYAVARAAGAVLLVDEAHGLGVRGESGRGCVAELGLAGREDLVVTATLSKALGAQGGVVLGSRRLRAHLINTARPFIFDTALAPAAVGAARAALAVVRREPERVGRLHEVAGALARAAGAEASGSAVVSVVFGDPEKATAARDAAFARGVAVGCFRPPSVPEGTSRLRLTARADLSAKEIALASRVLREVTAGV; encoded by the coding sequence ATGGAAAACATGGAGAACACCGTGTACGCCCGCGCCGCGTCCCTCGACTGGCTCGACGCGGCGGCTGAGGCGCGCGAGCGCGCGGGCCTGACACGCACGTTGCGCCCGCGCGGTGCGCGCGGCAGCCTGCTCGACCTCGCCTCCAACGACTACCTGGGCCTGGCGGGCCACCCCGAAGTGCGGGCGGGGGCGCGTGCCGCCGTGGAGGCATGGGGCGCGGGGGCCACCGGGTCGCGCCTGGTCACGGGCACGACAGAGGAGCACGAGCTGCTGGAAACGGAGCTCGCGGGCTTCCTCGGCCACGAGTCGGCGGTGGTGTTTTCCTCCGGCTACCTGGCCAACCTGGGTGCGGTGGGCGCGCTCGGCGGGCGGGGCACGCTCATCGTCTCCGACGGTGGGGCGCACGCCTCGCTGATCGACGCCTGCCGCCTCTCCCGCTCCCGCATCGTGGTCACTCCCCGCGGCGATGTCGCCGCTGTCGAGGCCGCGCTCGCGCAACGCAGCGAGAAGAGGGCGCTCGTGCTCACGGATTCGGTCTATTCTGCTGACGGCGCGCTCGCCCCGGTTGCGCAGCTTTACGCGGTGGCGCGCGCGGCGGGGGCCGTCTTGCTTGTCGACGAGGCCCACGGCCTCGGGGTGCGCGGGGAGTCGGGCCGTGGCTGCGTGGCCGAGCTCGGCCTGGCGGGGCGCGAGGACCTCGTGGTCACAGCGACGCTGTCGAAGGCGCTGGGGGCCCAGGGCGGCGTGGTCCTGGGCTCACGCAGGCTGCGCGCACACCTCATCAACACCGCGCGTCCCTTCATCTTCGACACGGCGCTGGCCCCCGCGGCGGTGGGGGCGGCGCGGGCGGCGCTCGCGGTCGTGCGCCGCGAGCCCGAGCGGGTGGGCCGCCTCCACGAGGTGGCTGGGGCGCTCGCGCGGGCCGCCGGGGCCGAGGCTTCCGGCTCGGCCGTCGTCTCCGTCGTCTTCGGCGACCCGGAGAAGGCCACCGCGGCCCGCGACGCGGCTTTCGCACGAGGCGTGGCCGTCGGCTGCTTCAGGCCGCCCTCGGTGCCCGAGGGGACGTCCCGCCTGCGCCTGACGGCGCGCGCCGACCTGAGCGCCAAGGAGATCGCGCTGGCCAGCCGGGTGCTCCGCGAGGTCACGGCCGGGGTTTAG
- the bioD gene encoding dethiobiotin synthase, which translates to MTQPTYIVVSGTGTEIGKTMVTAALAALVRSAGARVGVAKPIQTGLLPGEEGDCQLAARMAGADAAFEHRRLIEALAPETAARRAGEAQATVAELADAVRAWAEAPGAGLDVVVVEGAGGILARLGTDTTILDVARVLAAPVVLVTTPDLGTLSTTELATRYLRDAGLECLGLVLGTWPAAPAEPTLAQRCNREDLPRLTGTPLVGALPDGAGRLAPDEFTTRAPEWFAPGFRDSLVAP; encoded by the coding sequence ATGACGCAACCGACCTACATCGTGGTGTCCGGCACGGGCACGGAGATTGGAAAGACAATGGTTACGGCCGCGCTCGCGGCGCTGGTCCGCTCTGCGGGGGCCCGCGTCGGCGTGGCCAAACCCATCCAGACCGGGCTGCTGCCGGGGGAGGAGGGCGATTGCCAGCTCGCCGCCCGCATGGCTGGTGCGGACGCGGCGTTTGAGCACCGGCGCCTTATCGAGGCGCTCGCCCCCGAGACCGCGGCGCGCCGGGCGGGCGAGGCGCAGGCCACCGTCGCGGAGCTCGCCGACGCGGTGCGCGCGTGGGCCGAGGCGCCAGGCGCCGGCCTCGACGTCGTCGTTGTCGAGGGGGCAGGTGGTATCCTGGCCCGGCTTGGCACGGACACGACCATCCTCGACGTGGCGCGTGTGCTGGCTGCCCCGGTTGTCCTCGTGACCACGCCGGACCTGGGCACGCTGTCGACGACGGAGCTGGCCACGCGGTACCTGCGTGACGCCGGGCTGGAGTGCCTCGGGCTGGTGCTGGGCACGTGGCCCGCGGCGCCCGCCGAACCCACCTTGGCGCAGCGCTGTAACCGCGAGGACCTCCCGCGCCTGACGGGCACCCCGCTCGTCGGAGCGCTGCCGGACGGAGCTGGGCGGCTCGCGCCGGACGAGTTCACTACCCGCGCGCCGGAGTGGTTCGCGCCGGGCTTTCGCGACTCGTTGGTAGCACCCTAA
- a CDS encoding methylated-DNA--[protein]-cysteine S-methyltransferase, which yields MKMHSWTVVHTPLGDLMLVRSETGLARVFFESEDFELRRAELGLDGPATAYPEAEEQLGEYFAGERRAFDLPLDWGEGDGFHRQAQRALADIPYGETRSYAEFATYLGNPAAVRAVGAACAANPLPVVSPCHRVLRSDGSLGGYRGGLEIKRALLDVEAGVR from the coding sequence ATGAAAATGCATTCATGGACGGTCGTACATACGCCCCTCGGGGACCTCATGTTGGTCCGTTCCGAGACCGGCTTGGCCCGCGTGTTTTTCGAGTCCGAGGACTTCGAGCTCCGGCGCGCCGAGCTCGGTCTCGACGGCCCGGCCACCGCGTACCCGGAGGCAGAAGAACAGCTCGGCGAGTACTTCGCGGGCGAGCGGCGCGCCTTCGACCTCCCCCTCGACTGGGGCGAGGGGGACGGGTTCCACCGCCAGGCCCAACGGGCCCTTGCGGACATCCCCTACGGCGAGACCCGCAGCTACGCGGAGTTCGCCACGTATCTGGGCAACCCGGCCGCGGTGCGCGCCGTCGGGGCCGCCTGCGCCGCCAACCCCCTGCCCGTCGTCTCGCCGTGCCACCGCGTGCTGCGCAGCGACGGGTCGCTCGGCGGCTACCGCGGCGGCCTGGAGATCAAGCGCGCGCTCCTCGACGTGGAGGCTGGCGTACGGTAG